TGCTCAAACGGCTCCATCTCGCTCGCTATCTTCACTTCGTCTCAGTGTGGTCCACCGTTTTATGTTGGGACTATTAGCAGCAATCACAGTGCTGCTTGGCGTTTATCAAGGTGCTTTCGGAAGCAGCCCATTTTGATAGCGTCTATTCCATCTTGAAACGCTTCAGCCTGAGCGCGTTCAAGATCACAGATACAGAGCTAAGGCTCATAGCCAGAGCGGCAAACATCGGGTGCAGTAACATGTGGAAGAAAGGGTAGAGGATACCTGCTGCGATTGGCACTCCAACCCCATTGTAGATAAAGGCGAAGAACAGATTTTGCCGTATGTTGCCCATTATGCCGCGACTCAAGCGAACCGCTTTGGCGATGCCGCGAAGGTCGCCTTTCACCAAGGTGATGCCCGCACTCTCCATCGCCACGTCGGTACCGGTGCCCATGGCGACGCCGACGTCGGCTTCGGCCAATGCGGGTGCGTCGTTGATACCATCTCCGGCCATGGCGACACGTTTTCCTTCTGCTTTGAGAGATTTTACCTTTTCGATTTTCTCTTCAGGCTTCACTTCGGCCTTGAAGTCATCAATGCCCAGCTCGTTGGCAACGTGTTTGGCTGTCCCCGCATTATCGCCTGTCAGCATGATGATTTTCAAACCAAGTGCATGTAGCTCGCGCACTGCAGCTTGAGAAGTTTCCTTGATTGGATCTGAGACCGAGAGCGTTCCCGCCATTTTGCCATCGATTGATACCCACATGACGGTTTGCCCTTTTTCCTGTTTGGCCTCCACTTGCTCAATGACGTTTGATGCGACTTCGATTTGGGCATCTTCAAGCAGCGCACGCTTACCAACCAGAATTGATTTTCCGTCAATCTTGCCGCGGACACCACCTCCGGTCACCGATTCAAAGTCATCGACTTTTTTAAGCGAAAGTCCGCGATCTTTCGCTGCATTGACGATTGCTGTTGCCAGTGGGTGTTCACTCGATTGCTCAAGGGAAGCGGCGAGTGAAAGAAACTCATCCTCCGACATTCCATTGCTGATTGTCACATCGGTAAGGCTCGGCTTTCCTTCGGTCAAGGTTCCTGTCTTGTCCACGCAAAGGACATCGACTTTCTCCAGTCGCTCCAGGCTCTCAGCGTTTTTGACCAAAACACCTTCGCCTGCTCCTCGACCAACCCCAACCATGATTGAAATAGGCGTTGCCAGCCCAAGGGCACAGGGACATGCGATGATCAAAACGGAAACCGCATTGAGAATGGCATACGATAGACGTTGGTCGCCACCCCAGATCATCCAGCAGACAAAAGAAATGATTGCCGCAATCATAACCAGCGGGACAAAAATACCTGCGACCTTGTCCGCGACTTTTTGGATCGGGGCTCGGCTTCGTTGGGCATTAGCCACCATATTGACAATTTGAGAGAGCATAGTGTCATCGCCGACTTTGCTTGCTCGCATCAGAAAGCTGCCCGTTGAATTCAGGGTTCCGCCTGTGACTTCGTCGCCGGATGTTTTCTCAACTGGCACCGGCTCTCCTGTGATCATGGATTCGTCAATCGTACTGCGGCCCTCTGTCATCTCTCCGTCCACTGGAACTTTTTCACCAGGCTTGACGCGGAGGATATCACCTTCGTGCAACGCATCGACTGCGACTTTTTCTTCCTCACCATTATCAGAGACACGCCATGCTTCGTCGGGAGCTTGCTGCATCAGTAGTTTCAGCGCTTCTCCGGTTCGGCCTCGTGCATTGGCTTCAAGCATTTGCCCTAATATGACAAGGGCAACGATGACGGCGGCAGACTCGAAGTAGACCTTGACCATGCCATTGTGCTGGAACTGCTCCGGAAACAATCCGGGTACCAACAAACCAACAACACTGAAAATGTAGGCCGCACTTACGCCTAGGGTAATCAACGAGAACATGTTCAGGTTCCAGGAGAGGAACGATTTGATTCCACGTGAGAAGAGGAACCATCCGGGCCAGAAAAGAGCGACGCTAGTGAGGATGGACTGAGCCCATCGATTGGCTGATTCGGGGATAACTTTCTCCAGTGGAACCCCAAGCATTGGTAGCATATCGAGCAATAGCACTGGAAGCGCCATAGCCAGTGACAGATAAAACCGGCGAGTCATGACCTGCGCTTCTTTGTTTTCATCGTCTTCTTCCTCGACGACCCCCTCTGGTTCCAGATCCATGCCGCATTTCGGACATTGTCCAGGATGGTCCTGACGAACCTCTGGGTGCATTGGACAGGTGTAAATCAGGCTTTTTTTCTGTTTTGTGGCCTTCGGCGGGCCTTTGGGCTCAAGGTCCATACCACATTTCGGGCATTCACCAGGATGGTCCTGTTCTACCTCTGGATGCATCGGGCAAGTGTAGGTCATAGCGCTGTTACTCGTCGTATTGTAGTTACATTGAGAAAACCAGCTAAATCCTTGCTCGAATTTATTCGCGGTGCGATATGATTTTTCGCTTTCTAAATCCTGATTTTTCTGTCTATATACGCCGCTTCGCAATGGATGGGTGGCAGAGTGGCCGATTGCGGCGGTCTTGAAAACCGCTGACGGGCAACCGTCCGGGGGTTCGAATCCCTCCCCATCCGCCAGTAAGTTTTAAGCGAAAACCCCCATTATTGCTGATCTTGAGCCAGATGGTGTAAGTTAGATTCTTGGTTTCTTGGAAAGGCACATTGACTTACATTAATCCACTTTGTTACCGCATTTGGACATTCTGTGGGCATCGAATGATGGTAGCTGCCTGACAGTAGTAAGATTTTCGTGAGTAGGAAAATACCATTCATGCATAGCAAATCTGGACTCACCTCCTGGGCCCATACCGATCATGCAATAATGCATCCACTGTTTCAGATGGGTCATCATGCTCTGGGACGCCGGGTATGAGGACATCTTTTTTATCGTAAACGTTTAGGTTGCCATCCTCAGGCATAGGATCCGGGTGGAGAGATTGTTGTTTAATGTAGTCTCTCGTGTAGTTCGGATCATTGGCTGGGTTTTGAAGAATTATTGGCGTTACTAAAAGTATGATTTCATCACGTCTGCGTGTCGTCGCCTGATTACGAAAGAGCCTGCCAAGGAGAGGAATGTCGCCCAGAACTGGAATCTGTGAACGTTGATCTTCGATGGATTCCTGTATGAGCCCACCAATAGCAAAGGTTTGATTATTGGCTGCAACAAAAGTGCCACTTACAGTTTGGGCCGCAACAATATCAATAGCCCGTTCATCAAAGCCGCCATCTCCATCTGGCACGAGTAGATTTGCTCCGTTCCTGACAATTTGAGATTCTTCCTGCAGTAAGCGCAGCTCGACCGTATTGTCGTCATTGATATTTGGTGTAATCAGTAGGGTAGAACCAACATCCTGATCTACGTATTCAGGATTGGCAAAGTTGACTGTGTTACCAAAGTCAGTTACAACTGTTGTGTTATCGCCAAACCCCGTCAATATTGGTACTTGTTCACCGATAAAAATACGGCTAACTTCATTGTTTGATGTCATCAAAGATGGCTGGCCTAGCACGGTCAACTTGTCTCTGTCTTCCAGGAGCCGTAAATCAGCTTGAAAATTCTCATTGAGAAAGCTGAAGACTAGGTTCCCATTCACAGTAGGGTCACCACCAGGAGAAAAACGTCCGGAAAAATCGCCTGACTGGAACTGCCAGTTGAAAGCCGTATCCAAGCCATCATCCAACTGTACCCTTAAAATACGAATTTCCAGAAATACAATCTGAGCGGGCAAGTCCAGCTCTTTAATTAGTACAGCAATTTCATCCATGGTCCGTTGGTCACGGGTGCGAATAAGTAACTTATTTAATCGATCAATAACCGAAACGAAGATATCAGCACGAGCGTCTCGAATGGCTTCTATACGCTCCGCATCGAGCGCACTAAGCTGTTTTAACTCCTCATCGGTCAACCTGCTAAAGTCAGAACTGTTATTAGACTGACTGTCGTTTCTGCTACGATTACTTGAACTATCTGAATTCCTGTTGCTTGTTGAAGAGAGCCGATTTGAAGATGAACTAACACTGCTTTGTGAATCACTGTCTGATAATCCAAGTCCTTGACTGCGGCCTGCAATGATATCAAAGCGCTCCAGTCGCTGTTCGAGGTTTTCGGTCAAAAACGCATCGGGTTCTTCACTCTCATCAATACGTTCAGACAAACGAACGCGCTCTCCGAAAAGATCACGAATTGACAGAGCAATATCACGTGCATTTGGGAAGCGAAGGGTAAATACCCGAGTTCGCTCTTCTCGATAGGCCGCCGATCCTTGAGCAAACTCTTCTACTGTCTGAAGCCTAATGATATCTGAGTCTTCAACTAGACTTGAATAGAGTTGGTGTGTTGCGACGAGTGTCTCAAGTGCCTGTTTGGGTGTAACGTCGCGAAGAAATAGAGTCACATTTGTATTCAGTGCTTCCTGCGATACAGCAATGCGTAAATCAGTCACATAAGAGAGGGCTTGAGTTGCAAGTGAAAGTGGTACCGATTGCAACTCTACCAGTGTCAGCACATTATCGCCAGTTGAATGGGCCTGGCCATAACTACGAAGAGTATGTGTTTTACCGCTAATATTATCCCTTACGCGCACGCCATCAAGATCGACCTGCAAAGCTGTTATACTATAGCCTGTTGCGTGTATTGTCTGCCCTTCGACCGCTAAATAGGTCTTATCTTCAATTTTAATTAAGACGACTGCGTCCTGTTTTTCCTTACTTTCCCCAACTACCAAACCGGCAAAAGAAATTTCGAAGTCTCTGTTGGCTTTGCGTGGCTGGGGGTCGAATCCGTTTGCCTGTCGGAGTGCTTCTAAAGCATTTGCCGTTTTCTGATTAGGTTTAGTTGGATCGACCAAAACAGTTCTGTCGACTTGTGCCCAAACAGGTTGTGTGGTAACAATAATTGCGAAAGTGACCAAGAGTTGCGTTAATCGAGAGAGGGAATTACTCATCCCTTTTTTTAGGCCATTTCGTTGATGAATATGCAGTGATTTCATTAATTATAAAAAAATAGATTACATGGCGCCGTATAGACCGACAAAGAAAGCAATGTAAATGTAGCCAACAAGTCCTCCTACGATGAGAACAATGGCAGGCTCAATCATCGCGCTGAGTTGTTTGATGAGTGTTTGCAGTCGCTCGTCATGGAAGTCGGCTACGTTTTCGAGCGTTTCGACAAGGTTGCCCGAGGATTCTCCAACACCAACCATCTTAATCATCATTGGAGTATAGGCATTACCACGACCCAGACTGTCTGCGAGTGTCCCTCCCTCAAGTACGCGATTGCGTGCTGAGTCAACCACTTGAGCAAAATATAGATTTCCATGTATTCTTGATAGAATGCGGAGACCTTCAACCAGCCGTATTCCGCTTTCCAGAAGTGTAGCCATCGAACGAGCGAACAGAGCTGTTCCACCGCACCGAAGAATCGTTCCAATAAGGGGTAAGCGCAGCAAAATACGGTCGATCCCCAACCGCCCAGGTGGCCATAGCCAGACAAAAGTAAAAGCAATGACGATGGTCACTAAGACAACGAAAAAGTGTGGGCCGTAAGTGACAACTAATTCGGACAGGTCGAGTAGTGATTGCGTCATTGCAGGTAGGGGCCGCCCAAGTGCATCAAGCGCTTGTTTCATTGGGGGGATTACCGCGACAATCATGTAAACGCAGATACCGAGCGCAAACAGGAGCGTGAACGTTGGGTAGAATAATGCCGTAATCATGGCATTACGATTTTGCCTTATGCTCTCCATGGACTCTGCGGAGCGTCGCATAACGACATCCAGGTTGCCGCTCTCTTCACCCAGTCCAACCATGGCGACGACCGATTTAGGAAAGCCTTTGTGTTCTGAAATCGCATCAGCCAAAGAACTACCACTCTCCACTTTCTCTCTGATATCGAGATAGCACCGGCGAACTGCCCGGGAGGGAGGTAACTCAATGATGGTGTCAATGGCGGACAAAAGATTCAAACCACTGCGTAACATGACGGAAAGCTGACGCAAGGTTAGCTCAATATGCACGGATTTAACCCGGCCCCAGTTACGTGGGTCCAGTTCACTGAGAAGGCCAGTTTTTCCTTGAGCGTTCTGTTGGGTCTGGCTTTGCGTGGCCGCTTGTAGTTGCTCCGGCCGCAGGCCTTTTTCGAGTAGCAACCACCGTGCGGCGTCAATGCTTTCGGCTTCGATGACTCCTTGTCTGCGTTCGCCTGTAGGCAAGCTGGATGTGTAAAAAAACTGGCTCATCTTAGACAAAATCTGCAGTCGCTTTAATAACCTCTTCTATCGTTGTTTTTCCGGTGTTTACCTGTTGCATACCATTGGCCATCAAAGAGGGATTGCCTTTGGAATCCCGAAGTTCGGTCAGTTGACTTTCCAGCGAATCCACACTCGAAGCATTCCCGATCAAATGAGATTCATCCCTCCCAATCGGGAAGACTTCAAACAGTCCAGATCGGCCGACAAATCCTTTGCCTGCGCAGTGGAGGCAGCCGTTTGCACGCCGACATGGTTCCCCTTCCAAATTGAGTTGATGTAATAGCATGGCCTCCGCCTCAGTGATCCTATCTTGAGTGCAGCAATGTGGACATAGTTCACGGACAAGTCTTTGTGCGGCAACGAGACGAAGCACAGTAGCAATGAGGAAGCGATCCACTCCCAGGTCGAGTAATCGTGTGACAGCGCCGACGGCTGTATTGGTATGAAGCGTACTAAGAACAAGGTGCCCGGTAAGTGCAGCGCGTACGGCCAGCTCAGCAGTTTCGCGATCACGAATTTCTCCCAGCATGACAACGTCCGGGTCATGACGCAGGATACTGCGAAGCGAAGAGGCAAAGGACACTTTCTCGCGTCTCGCGTCGACCTCGGTTTGGGTCACGCCATCGATTTCATATTCAACCGGATCTTCAACTGTCATCACATTTACAGTTTTCTGAGCCAACAGATGCTTAATGGCGGCATACAAGGTTGTGCTTTTGCCACTTCCGGTTGGGCCGGTTATTAGAATCATGCCGTGTGAGAGATTGATCGCCCGTGAGAACTGTTCACGGTGTTGTTCCGAAAAACCGAGTCGGTCCAACGTGAGACCATTGTCTTCCCTGATGAGTAGTCTTAGGGTAATGCGTTCACCGTGCCTCGCCGGAATTGTGGCCATGCGAATCTCAGCTCTTGGTAAAATCCCTCCCGGCTCGAAGGCAAATGAGCCGTCTTGGGAAGCGCGCTTCTCCGAGATGTCCAAGCCGCCAAGAACCTTTAGGCGATTGAACAATGCCAAGTGAAGCGTCTCTGGTAAGACGAACTCTTCACTCAAAACACCATCGATCCGGAGTCGTACTTGCACCGAACCGTCCCGTTGAACATTGAAGTGGATATCGGAAGCACCGCGTATCAGCCCTGTCTTGAGCAGTTGATCGCACACGCTAATTGCTTCCTCAGAGTTACCGTCCCGTCCGGTTGTTCTGGTTGATGAAGATTCAATTATGGGACGGTCTTGCCCACTGGCAGAGCGCAGATTTCCAAATAGCCGAGTTTGTAGCGAACGAATAGACTCCGCTGTGGCAATCACTGGTACCGGTGTAAAGCCGGAAAGGCGCTGCAATAATTTTGCCGAAGCAGGGTCCAGGGTCTTTTCGACGGCGACATGCAGTTTACCGTCAAGCTCGACCAATGGAAGGATACGCCTGCGAATCATTACGCTTGGAGGTGTCTGAAGCGCCCAATGTGGATCAAACTTGATCTGTTCCAAATCCAAGACTTTGGGTTTAGTAACGGTTTCCTGACCTGTATTTTGAGGCAGCGGAGTGGGACTATGGGCTGTCGGCATTGTAATCTCAGTTCTTTAGTCGTCGATGTGGTCGATTACCGTTGTTAATTGAAGCAACATGCGAGTGACTCAATTCCCGCTCAAAACGTTGCTCCAGGACTTTTGGGTTTCGAGTGCAGGCAAGTGCTGTCGAACGCTGAAGGAATCCACTCCTGACCCACTTGAGCAAGCACTCCTCAAGAGTTTGCATTCCGTATTTTGAACCTGTTTCCATAAAAGAATACAGGTTTTGGAACTGGCCTCGGGCGATCAGGTTCGCTGCGGCAGGTGTGATCTGGAGCACTTCGCTGATTGCGACCCGAGGTCGTTTACCCATGCCTCGTCCAGGTTTTACAGCCGCCGGACCATCCGATGGAACCAAGTGCTGGGTAAGGACACCTCGTAGATTCATGCTCAATTGCCGAAGTATTCCGGTCTGCTCGTCCGCTGGAAAAACGGACGATATACGCTGGATTGCTCCGGCACAATCGGGCGCGTGAACCGTTGCAAAGACCAAGTGCCCCGTCTCGGCTGCGGTTAAGGCAGTTCGGATTGTTTCACGCTCACGGATTTCCCCAACGAGAATTACGTCCGGGTCCTGGCGCAGGCTGGAGATAAGAGCCGCCTGGAAATCGGGTGCATGTGTGCCAATCTGACGTTGGTCGATACGGCCCTTATGAGAGATGTGTAAGTATTCGACAGGGTCTTCAATCGTAATGATATGTGCGGCACGAGATCGGTTTATGTGATCGATAAAAGTCGCCAGTGTGGTACTCTTACCAGAACCTGTCGGCCCGGCCACTAAAACCAGTCCATCCGATAAGTCACACCAATTCAGTAAGCTGGCTGGCAGCCCGAGTTCACCCAAACTACGGAAACGACTTTCAAGCCGGCGAATGGCAATCGCGAAACCTGGCAAGCGCTGGTAGATGTTGTATCGAAAACGCTTGTCTTCAGACAGGCTTACCGCTCCATCCACAGAACCAGAGTCCTGCGTGGCAGGAAGTGCGTCGTCGCCCAGCAGTTTGTTAGCGAAGGCCTCGACTTGTTCTGCGCTAATGTTCGTGGGAAATGCATCCGAGGCTTGTAAACGACCATCTATTCGAAAGAGAGGCCTATGGTCAGGTGCAATATGCAAATCGGATCCGCCGGAATCGAACAAGGTAGTGAGTAGTTCCTCCAGATAACAGCCATCGCTGCAGTTTGAGTCGGTGTGCATCATCTATATATCCAGAGGTTCCAGCGACGCAGATTGGATTGCGTTTGCAGGCTGGCGTCCATTTCCACAGCGACGGGTGTCAACGGAAGTTCAGTTTTCCCCAGAGCTGCCAGCAGACCAGCAAGGTTCCGGTAATTTCCGGCAAGCTCGACGTTCCAGAGCGCCGTTCCCGGGCTACTACTAGTGATACGCTTGAAAGATCTTGCGTCGGTAGTTTCGGCCAGAGCCTCACTCATCAATATTACTTGGTAATCTTCAAGTAGTGATTCGAAATAGGCATCTGCCTCAATCATTGATTCGTTGGAAGGAGCAGCCGTTAGTGACAGTGCCTTGCCTTCGGATTGCTGGAGGCGCAATTTTTTTAGTTGGGCCTTTAACTTAGCAAGCTCGCCTCGAACACTCGCTTGCTTGGCCTGGCTGGGCATAAGCGATTGAAGGCTTCCTGATTTGCGTTGCAGATCCTTTAATTCATTACTTGAAGGCTTCGCGAAGAAGAAGCCGTAGATCAGCAATATCAAGATTGCTGGCAAGCCAGTTAGTAGTATCCTATCCCTTTTACTCATAGTATTCATTTTGGCACGCCATCCTTCTTCGTTTGAGCAATCATTGCAGTTTCAGCTATGGGTGTCAGCTTGACTACGAAAGTCCAAGGTCCACCGTCTGAATCGATTAGAGTCGCTTTTCGGCCGGCTAAAGTCGCACGCCACCCGGTATCACTCGTCCCTTCATTTAAAAAACGAACATAATTAGCAGCACCTTGCGATGTCGCGGAAACGCCTTTCACTAGAACATTCATA
The Rubellicoccus peritrichatus DNA segment above includes these coding regions:
- a CDS encoding copper-transporting P-type ATPase → MTYTCPMHPEVEQDHPGECPKCGMDLEPKGPPKATKQKKSLIYTCPMHPEVRQDHPGQCPKCGMDLEPEGVVEEEDDENKEAQVMTRRFYLSLAMALPVLLLDMLPMLGVPLEKVIPESANRWAQSILTSVALFWPGWFLFSRGIKSFLSWNLNMFSLITLGVSAAYIFSVVGLLVPGLFPEQFQHNGMVKVYFESAAVIVALVILGQMLEANARGRTGEALKLLMQQAPDEAWRVSDNGEEEKVAVDALHEGDILRVKPGEKVPVDGEMTEGRSTIDESMITGEPVPVEKTSGDEVTGGTLNSTGSFLMRASKVGDDTMLSQIVNMVANAQRSRAPIQKVADKVAGIFVPLVMIAAIISFVCWMIWGGDQRLSYAILNAVSVLIIACPCALGLATPISIMVGVGRGAGEGVLVKNAESLERLEKVDVLCVDKTGTLTEGKPSLTDVTISNGMSEDEFLSLAASLEQSSEHPLATAIVNAAKDRGLSLKKVDDFESVTGGGVRGKIDGKSILVGKRALLEDAQIEVASNVIEQVEAKQEKGQTVMWVSIDGKMAGTLSVSDPIKETSQAAVRELHALGLKIIMLTGDNAGTAKHVANELGIDDFKAEVKPEEKIEKVKSLKAEGKRVAMAGDGINDAPALAEADVGVAMGTGTDVAMESAGITLVKGDLRGIAKAVRLSRGIMGNIRQNLFFAFIYNGVGVPIAAGILYPFFHMLLHPMFAALAMSLSSVSVILNALRLKRFKME
- a CDS encoding type II secretion system F family protein; translation: MSQFFYTSSLPTGERRQGVIEAESIDAARWLLLEKGLRPEQLQAATQSQTQQNAQGKTGLLSELDPRNWGRVKSVHIELTLRQLSVMLRSGLNLLSAIDTIIELPPSRAVRRCYLDIREKVESGSSLADAISEHKGFPKSVVAMVGLGEESGNLDVVMRRSAESMESIRQNRNAMITALFYPTFTLLFALGICVYMIVAVIPPMKQALDALGRPLPAMTQSLLDLSELVVTYGPHFFVVLVTIVIAFTFVWLWPPGRLGIDRILLRLPLIGTILRCGGTALFARSMATLLESGIRLVEGLRILSRIHGNLYFAQVVDSARNRVLEGGTLADSLGRGNAYTPMMIKMVGVGESSGNLVETLENVADFHDERLQTLIKQLSAMIEPAIVLIVGGLVGYIYIAFFVGLYGAM
- a CDS encoding GspE/PulE family protein is translated as MPTAHSPTPLPQNTGQETVTKPKVLDLEQIKFDPHWALQTPPSVMIRRRILPLVELDGKLHVAVEKTLDPASAKLLQRLSGFTPVPVIATAESIRSLQTRLFGNLRSASGQDRPIIESSSTRTTGRDGNSEEAISVCDQLLKTGLIRGASDIHFNVQRDGSVQVRLRIDGVLSEEFVLPETLHLALFNRLKVLGGLDISEKRASQDGSFAFEPGGILPRAEIRMATIPARHGERITLRLLIREDNGLTLDRLGFSEQHREQFSRAINLSHGMILITGPTGSGKSTTLYAAIKHLLAQKTVNVMTVEDPVEYEIDGVTQTEVDARREKVSFASSLRSILRHDPDVVMLGEIRDRETAELAVRAALTGHLVLSTLHTNTAVGAVTRLLDLGVDRFLIATVLRLVAAQRLVRELCPHCCTQDRITEAEAMLLHQLNLEGEPCRRANGCLHCAGKGFVGRSGLFEVFPIGRDESHLIGNASSVDSLESQLTELRDSKGNPSLMANGMQQVNTGKTTIEEVIKATADFV
- a CDS encoding PilT/PilU family type 4a pilus ATPase; protein product: MMHTDSNCSDGCYLEELLTTLFDSGGSDLHIAPDHRPLFRIDGRLQASDAFPTNISAEQVEAFANKLLGDDALPATQDSGSVDGAVSLSEDKRFRYNIYQRLPGFAIAIRRLESRFRSLGELGLPASLLNWCDLSDGLVLVAGPTGSGKSTTLATFIDHINRSRAAHIITIEDPVEYLHISHKGRIDQRQIGTHAPDFQAALISSLRQDPDVILVGEIRERETIRTALTAAETGHLVFATVHAPDCAGAIQRISSVFPADEQTGILRQLSMNLRGVLTQHLVPSDGPAAVKPGRGMGKRPRVAISEVLQITPAAANLIARGQFQNLYSFMETGSKYGMQTLEECLLKWVRSGFLQRSTALACTRNPKVLEQRFERELSHSHVASINNGNRPHRRLKN